GGGAATGGACATGCCGATTTGGATCTGGTTCGTGTTTATTGGAATTATTGTCAGTGCAGTCATGTCAATCTGGACAGCAAGGCAGGAGCGGCTTATAGATGATGCTTGGATAGAGAAGGAAGGTCAGAAGTACATTGAACGTATGGAAGAAGAGCGTGAGAGGCGTAAAAAGGATATAAATCAGGGAGCATAGCCGAAAAAAAGCGGCAGGACAAAGTCCTGCCGCTTTAGCTTATCCAATTATTTTTCGGC
This genomic stretch from Peribacillus muralis harbors:
- a CDS encoding sporulation YhaL family protein; this encodes MPIWIWFVFIGIIVSAVMSIWTARQERLIDDAWIEKEGQKYIERMEEERERRKKDINQGA